A single genomic interval of Syntrophobotulus glycolicus DSM 8271 harbors:
- a CDS encoding lasso peptide biosynthesis PqqD family chaperone: MKKGMIEMSSKSERIGLDSCVGRPKELPTAEVGGEVVMMSLDKGKYFALDSVGSRIWELMEKPQTVKEIIQCLLEEYEVDEQTCRNNVLEFLNKLDEEGLMELIEDR, from the coding sequence GTGAAGAAGGGAATGATTGAGATGTCTTCGAAATCTGAGAGAATTGGCCTGGATTCTTGTGTTGGAAGACCCAAAGAGCTGCCAACGGCGGAAGTTGGCGGGGAAGTTGTGATGATGAGTTTGGATAAAGGAAAATATTTTGCCCTGGATTCTGTAGGGAGCCGTATTTGGGAGCTGATGGAGAAGCCGCAAACGGTCAAAGAGATTATTCAATGCTTACTGGAGGAATATGAAGTTGATGAGCAGACCTGCAGAAATAATGTGCTCGAATTTCTCAACAAGCTGGATGAAGAAGGGCTCATGGAACTGATTGAAGACAGATAA
- a CDS encoding ABC transporter ATP-binding protein, which produces MKVKAEFSKLINFINWIKPDIRPFLPRLVVILLLGVAGSLCGVGIAIASKNVIDYAVAGELGKAGIAIGIFGGIIVMSVLINIGEALLEVRVSEAFSNVMRQRFFKRLLETEWLPLSGYHSGDLLTRLTSDVGNITNFFVRVFPGILSLGVQLAASFATLLYYEPRLAIIAFIMGPSTVLFSRLWGHRLKVLNLKVQESESRYRSHIQEALQNFIVIKIFGLEEHNRDTLQGLHQDRMDWILKRNRTTLSADMIISLGFWAGYFVAFSWGIIRLYQKAISFGTLTAFITLVQQIQVPFVGLARTFPQIIAMLASTERLMELEKMQLEKREGKIGQPEGVGISFRQVSFVYTEEKDNLVLDKVTADIAPGELVALVGSSGVGKTTLIRLLLALVRPLEGEVFYTDGLGKQYEVTAATRAWVTYVPQGNTLFSGTIADNLRSGRLEATPDEMEEASRAACAWEFIRELPNGLDTVIGEQGHGLSEGQAQRIAIARAFLKRAPVMILDEATSALDMGTEMEILRAIKDLSGNCTCLLITHRQTALKMCSRVLEIQRGKLIEKNKTEQENHLSN; this is translated from the coding sequence ATGAAAGTAAAAGCTGAATTCTCAAAGCTGATCAATTTTATTAACTGGATTAAACCGGATATCAGGCCGTTTTTGCCCAGACTTGTCGTCATATTACTTCTTGGGGTGGCCGGATCTCTTTGCGGAGTAGGTATAGCGATTGCGTCCAAGAATGTGATCGATTACGCCGTGGCCGGAGAACTGGGTAAGGCAGGGATTGCCATCGGGATATTTGGCGGGATTATTGTGATGAGCGTCCTAATCAATATTGGCGAAGCCCTCCTAGAGGTCAGGGTGTCCGAAGCCTTTTCCAATGTCATGCGCCAGCGGTTTTTTAAACGGCTGCTGGAAACGGAATGGCTGCCGCTTTCAGGCTACCATAGCGGAGACCTTTTAACACGACTGACCAGTGATGTGGGCAATATCACAAATTTTTTTGTTCGTGTTTTTCCGGGTATTCTTAGTCTGGGGGTACAGTTGGCGGCTTCTTTTGCCACTTTGCTGTATTATGAGCCGAGACTGGCTATTATTGCTTTTATTATGGGGCCCTCTACCGTACTCTTCAGCCGGTTATGGGGGCACAGGCTGAAGGTTCTGAATCTCAAGGTCCAGGAATCGGAGAGCCGCTACCGTTCTCATATTCAGGAAGCGCTTCAAAATTTTATTGTCATTAAAATTTTTGGCTTAGAAGAGCATAATCGTGATACCTTGCAGGGGCTGCATCAAGACCGGATGGACTGGATCCTGAAAAGGAACCGGACAACGTTGTCAGCAGACATGATCATCTCACTGGGTTTTTGGGCCGGATATTTTGTGGCTTTTAGCTGGGGGATAATCAGACTTTATCAAAAAGCAATTTCTTTCGGGACCTTAACAGCCTTTATCACGTTGGTCCAGCAGATCCAAGTCCCCTTTGTCGGCTTGGCGAGAACCTTCCCCCAGATCATTGCGATGCTGGCTTCCACCGAACGCTTAATGGAACTGGAAAAGATGCAGCTGGAAAAGAGGGAAGGAAAGATCGGGCAACCGGAAGGGGTAGGCATCAGCTTCCGGCAGGTGAGCTTTGTCTACACGGAGGAGAAGGACAACCTTGTGCTGGATAAGGTTACGGCAGATATTGCTCCCGGAGAGCTGGTGGCACTGGTTGGTTCTTCTGGCGTGGGGAAGACGACGCTGATCAGACTTTTACTGGCTTTGGTCAGACCTTTGGAAGGGGAAGTTTTTTATACGGATGGACTGGGCAAACAGTATGAGGTCACGGCTGCCACCAGGGCTTGGGTAACCTATGTCCCCCAGGGAAATACGCTGTTCAGCGGGACCATCGCGGACAACCTGCGCAGCGGGAGGCTGGAGGCGACACCTGATGAGATGGAAGAGGCCAGCAGAGCTGCCTGCGCCTGGGAGTTTATTCGGGAACTTCCGAATGGGCTTGATACGGTTATCGGTGAGCAAGGACACGGACTATCCGAGGGACAGGCGCAAAGAATCGCGATTGCCAGGGCTTTCTTAAAAAGAGCGCCGGTGATGATTCTGGATGAAGCAACATCTGCTTTGGATATGGGAACGGAAATGGAAATCCTGAGGGCCATAAAAGACTTAAGCGGCAATTGTACCTGTTTGTTGATTACACACCGGCAGACTGCTTTAAAGATGTGTTCACGGGTACTGGAAATACAAAGGGGAAAATTAATAGAAAAGAACAAGACCGAGCAAGAAAATCATCTCAGCAATTAA
- a CDS encoding lasso peptide biosynthesis B2 protein, translated as MKFSHLSMKEKLLLAGSFLLLGAVRLTILVIPFRYIVPVIGKKMAESAQTMDRRTYRKAAKIGWAIDTMSRYTPWESKCLVQAVTALLFLRIFGIPYTLYLGLDRDEANQLVAHAWLRCGELIVTGNAGKERFRVVSQFARNQ; from the coding sequence ATGAAATTTTCTCATCTTTCTATGAAAGAAAAACTGCTGCTGGCAGGTTCGTTCTTGCTATTGGGTGCTGTGCGTTTAACCATCTTGGTCATTCCCTTTAGGTATATTGTCCCTGTTATCGGAAAGAAAATGGCAGAGTCCGCCCAAACGATGGACCGGAGGACCTATAGGAAAGCGGCAAAAATCGGCTGGGCGATAGACACGATGAGCCGGTATACGCCATGGGAAAGTAAATGCCTGGTACAAGCTGTGACAGCTCTGCTGTTTCTGAGGATCTTTGGGATACCCTATACCCTTTATTTGGGGTTGGATCGGGATGAAGCCAATCAATTGGTTGCTCATGCCTGGCTGCGCTGCGGTGAGCTCATTGTAACAGGAAATGCGGGAAAGGAGCGGTTCCGGGTGGTGTCGCAGTTTGCGCGCAATCAGTGA
- a CDS encoding metallophosphoesterase, which translates to MNLSFYLIGLLFLAIYLLFSFYVGLRSFQTCKAFFPGMKAMIFWPIYIVIAFAYLINRAEGFENGILEIIGSYWIAAFLYLFIFYVMFDLVGMAISAWHAFRPAKKRLSVWALYWKTRKPYSLVMILTAVILFAGTWAARSPVLSKYDLQIAKKVPGVQQLKLVFISDLHIEESANTAYMETAADTISALQPDLILLGGDILERTLSPGNEKKLDAVLSRLKAKQGIYAVLGNHEYYGGQEEQITAHLQEQGVKVLRDQLDEILNAQIYIAGRSDYSGGQTKTSERKPLAEMLKGTDPSKPLILLDHQPQTVAIQEAKDAGVDLMLSGHTHGGQLFPVQWITKAIYIVDRGLWQDGNLNLIVSTGLGLWGTPVRTSSRSEIVEVNVWFPQ; encoded by the coding sequence GTGAATTTATCTTTTTATTTGATTGGATTATTATTTTTGGCTATTTATTTACTTTTCAGCTTCTATGTCGGTTTAAGGAGCTTTCAGACATGCAAGGCGTTCTTTCCCGGGATGAAGGCAATGATTTTTTGGCCGATCTATATCGTCATTGCTTTCGCTTACCTGATTAATAGGGCAGAGGGATTTGAGAACGGGATCCTGGAGATTATCGGCTCATACTGGATTGCCGCTTTTCTCTATTTGTTCATCTTTTATGTCATGTTTGACCTGGTTGGCATGGCCATTTCTGCCTGGCATGCTTTTCGCCCGGCAAAAAAACGATTATCTGTATGGGCTCTTTACTGGAAAACCAGGAAACCTTATTCCCTGGTGATGATCCTTACCGCCGTCATCCTCTTCGCTGGGACATGGGCAGCCAGGAGCCCTGTTCTTTCAAAGTACGATCTTCAGATTGCCAAAAAGGTCCCGGGAGTTCAGCAGCTCAAGCTTGTTTTTATTTCCGATCTCCATATAGAAGAATCAGCCAATACGGCCTATATGGAAACCGCTGCCGATACAATTTCAGCCTTGCAGCCTGATCTTATTTTGCTCGGAGGAGATATTCTGGAAAGGACTCTTTCACCGGGCAATGAGAAAAAATTAGATGCCGTCCTCAGCAGGCTGAAGGCAAAACAGGGGATTTATGCCGTTTTGGGAAACCATGAGTATTATGGGGGACAGGAAGAGCAAATCACCGCCCATCTGCAAGAGCAAGGGGTAAAGGTTTTGAGAGATCAGCTTGATGAAATTCTCAACGCACAAATCTATATTGCCGGGCGTAGTGATTACAGCGGAGGGCAGACAAAAACATCAGAGAGAAAACCGCTTGCAGAGATGCTGAAGGGGACCGACCCTTCAAAACCTCTTATTTTATTGGATCATCAGCCTCAGACCGTCGCAATTCAGGAGGCCAAAGACGCGGGGGTGGACTTGATGTTATCCGGTCATACTCATGGAGGACAGCTGTTTCCCGTACAATGGATCACTAAAGCGATTTATATTGTTGATCGGGGATTATGGCAGGACGGCAACTTAAACCTGATTGTTTCGACAGGCTTGGGTCTATGGGGGACACCTGTCCGGACTTCTTCCAGATCGGAGATTGTGGAGGTTAATGTTTGGTTCCCTCAATAA